Part of the Candidatus Poribacteria bacterium genome is shown below.
GACCGTCTCCACCTTCCTGACCCTCTTCTTCGTGCCGGTTATATACACGGTTTTCGAACGGATCTCAGCTAGATTGAAAGGCAGAAATACTTCAGAATAACCGGATCAGGGGCAGGTATGAAGGCCTGCCCCTGCAGAAGGTTACCGGATCAAGCATTCACCCCGAGCCATATGAGTTGGGCCTTCGCTTCTTCGGTGGGCACAAGGGTTAAATCGGCTCTCGGTTCCGCCCAGGAACGGTGGATGATGAAGGGATCGAGCTCCTCCAAGGCAACCTGTATTTCAGCATCGCTTTACATATGATCGATCCGATAGTATACTGAGGATGTCCCCATCAGCCGAGGCTGAATCACGCCGCCTGAGAGCGCTAGCGTGTATTACGAATGAAAATTTTCCGTCCAACCTCCGTCCGAAATTACGTCTATATATATGGAGGAACATCATGAAGGACGAGCATCTGATACAAAAAGCCATCTCAGGCGATAGCTCTGCGTTCTGCAAACTGGTGGAGAAATACTTCGACTCGGTCTGCAGCGCCCTCTGTTCCCTCATCACCGACCCCTTCGACGCGGAGGAGATAGCTCAGGAGGCTTTCCTCAGGGCGTATCTGCATCTCAGAAAGCCGAGAAGACCCTCCTCCTTCCGATCTAGCCTTCAACCTTGCGATGGATCAGGCGAGATGGATAGGGAGATGATGAGGAAATGGGTCTTCGAGGGGAGGAGCTACGGGGATTTGAGCGAGGAGTATAACATGTCATACGATGCCGTCGCAAAGCGGATACGAAGAGGAAGGTTGAGAGGCGAGCTACCGTAGGAGCGCCTACGAGGGTAACAGTAGGCAATCCAACGGAAAGTGTTCACCCCAATCACGGCAGATTCGTGAGTTACACATACAACTTGCACCTGATGCGCCTTATAGATGAGCAATACACAAAGACCCCGTTTTACGGTGTTCCAAGAATGACGGCCTATCTCAGATCAAAGAGGGTGGAGAGACTGATGAGGGAGATGGCGCTGGAGGGGATGAAGATAGTGAGGCCAGATGAGGTATGGTGCAGCGACATCACATACAATGGATTGGTTTAGCAGATATCTTCTATCCTGGCAGGTTTCAAACACTCTTGATGGGTATTTCTGCCTTTCAGCGCTGCAGAGAGCCCTCATGAAGGGGAAGCCTAGGATATTCAACACAGATCAGGGGAGCCAGTTCACAAGCTCTGCTTTCACGGGAAGGCTTAAGGAGGAGGGAATCCAGATAAGCATGTGTGGCAGAGGAAGGGTATGGGATAACATCTTCATAGAGAGGAGGTGTATCTGAGTGATTACGAAACCGTCCCTGAGGCTATTGAGAGGCTGCATCAGGCACTGGGATACAGGACTCCGTATCAGGTGTATATGTATATGGATGGGAGATCTGAAAGGGTGTATGAAAATTTTGTAGGTAAGGGGGAGTAGACAAAGAGGCTAGATGAATATAAAATATAGGGTTTGCAATAAATACTCGTCAGATCAGGTACGGAGCGACCTGACGAATCCGACGACTATGCTTCTTGTTACAATATGCGATGCAGAC
Proteins encoded:
- a CDS encoding transposase, with protein sequence MSYTYNLHLMRLIDEQYTKTPFYGVPRMTAYLRSKRVERLMREMALEGMKIVRPDEVWCSDITYNGLV
- a CDS encoding transposase family protein is translated as MDWFSRYLLSWQVSNTLDGYFCLSALQRALMKGKPRIFNTDQGSQFTSSAFTGRLKEEGIQISMCGRGRVWDNIFIERRCI